The window ATCCAACTTCAGGGAAATTCTTCTAATTTAACCTATAACAGGTAAGAATAGAACTCCTATTAAATCAGTTTCACACTAATTAACATgagaaaacataaaaaaaaaaaaaaacacaaaaaataaagttgGATTATATTATTAGCATGGCTTCCCAAAAACTTACAGTTTGAAATGTTTGTAATTATGTATTAAAGAAAACTAAATTGTCGAAAAAATCAGATAAAACGGTGGTGAAATTATCACCAATTATTTTGGGGAAAGCTAGCTAAGGCGCCAACCAACAGCCTGGACGTCTAGGCAGTAAGGAGCTTAATGAGGAATCCATTAGGCTAATTACGCGTTCAGCTATATAAATGGTTCACGTTCAAAGGTTCAAATCAAAATAGATATTGTAACTAAATGTTCTGCACTGGAGCTCAAAGTGCACAACAGAACAGATCACCatgaaaaaaagtttaaaacatTTGATTATTCGGTTTTCATTTGAGCCGGACCTATGAACAGAGAAAAAGAATTTGATTGTTttaatgataaatattatattaaatacaagattattatattttataaaatgaaataatttgattaccaaatttctttttaattctatttgttattaatatacAAGGTTTCAATTGCAATGGCTCACGTTCGTTCATGAGACTGCTAAAGATACATTCTAAACGAAAAATAAATACAATcaatttatacattaaaatataatggGGCCATTTGGCTTATTTTAAAGGAAGTTACTTGCTGCTTGTAAGCGAAAGGTAACTCATAATTTATCCGTTTGAATAAATTAATTGGTATTTACAACTTATTAGGTATAAAACtagtaatttaaaaataaaaattagaaattaacATTTGAAGtgattatatacatttttatgaAGTCAAATTTCAACTACTCATATTCAAACTTACAAGTCCAAAGTTAACTTATTATACACATTACGTTGATTGTGACTTATAAGTCGGAAGCCATGCATACACAACTAATATGCACATGTTTTGACGCTTGAGTCGCCTTGTTTGCCTAAACGACACCAATGGATGCCCATAATCTATAACATGACCAACTAATTGCGGGCTAGACCCCTACTATCATACCATTATCCATAATTTTTCGCCTTCTTGCCTATGATTACCCCAATTACTCAATTAACTAAATTCAATCAAAAGAGACTTTCTTTAAAGGCAATAGCTTCcattaattatcttttaaaaaataacctaattaattattaaacttCCCTCCTCATAAGTGTTTTTACATGTAAGTTTTTTCCTACTAAAATTGTACATTGTCAACAAAAACAAATCATATAAGCTAAAAtctcaataaataaatatcctcGGGAccagataaatttattaatttacatCGAGTTTGGGAccagaaaaaattattcatttaacgAGATTATTCATTCATCGAGTTTCTActgtattactccctccgtctcaatttataatttataggtcctttttggaataaaaatttatcccaaaatacttgtccctctcttctttcaatacaaatttatctatatatacatgtacataTAAAGATATTGGAAGACAGATGTATGTGAATATATACTTACATCATTTGTGTGGCAGTATGCAAAGCTATGAAAGGATAAGCATTACACCAACGTTAGAGctgtcatatatataaaaacaaaattaagaaaaCTAAAGCAGCGGTTACTATATTTGAAcctgtgtgtatatgtatgtttTTGCAGGAGTAACGGAAGCTGGTCGGCGCGCGGTGTAGGCAAATGCAGACAATAGAAGTCGGTAAAGTTAGAAATCGGTATTTATTACATAAGACCAAGTTAGGTTACCTAAATCCAACTCCCAAACTCACATCTAAGTCGATGTacttcctccgtctcaatttattagtcctttttgaagaaaaaaaaattctcaaaatatttatccctctcttctttcaatacaaatttatctacatattaattgtgatttttttgaaactcaacattattctcatttctcaatgtactaaatccctatatttattgtgaattttttgaaactcaactatattctcacttatcaatgcactaattaatgatacatgagataagattctatctaacaaatttttttcttaatatgtgtgtttcttccaaaatggacctataaattgagacggagtgAGTATCAAAAAATGTTACTCCGATGCTATCAcaggattatttaaaatttctaaccattacttatttaaaaataatctttaataattacctattaaatatttatgtataaaaaaattcatctccctccttctttctttatcttttctcttcttccctcaaatttattattaaaacaatAACAAGAAACAACAAATAAGAATTATTATAAgagttgacactaaaagtaGGTTCCCTCAGTCACTAAGATTCAAtgactcattattttatatactgCTCTATAGGTGTTTGGGCCATTTTCACTGTATTATTGttaatatcacaaaaattataatcagaAAAAGTGAtctcaaatatcatttattaatattgtatCGTGTAGTgttttaaatattcataaaaaaacacTACATGGTCTAGAGTTTTGTTAGAGTTAAAAGAGTAGCATCATAGTTTATTTAACGTTGTATTAGGGTTAAAAGAGAACACTACATCATGCAGCGTTTTGTTGGGATTAAAACAACAAAACGTTTCTTCTTAAATTGAAAACGCTAGATTTTTCGATATTAATAACTGGTATTTGGGGTATTTTTCCCAAATTTTCCCCAAATATGTTATTGTGGGCATTGTTTCTATATTTTGTGATGTCTAAACCATTTTTCAAAATGAATGTAAAAAATAGATTAAGAATATAATATCACAGGATATTAATCCTCTTGATGTTTAAGTTATTTTATCAtgcaaagaaaatatatttggtAAAATTAGTTTCTTTcactcaaaaaaaattattatctaacCCGTGCAAGGTGGCATGAGTTTGGGTAGACGTAATTAAGTGTAAATTTCACAATCaattactaaattatattttgataaaacTTTCCGGTAGATGacgtttactttttttttttttttgaaaaacaaaaccaTTTCAATTAAACCATCAAAGCATCTGACAAGATAATCTCCAACAATGATAATGGAGGAGACGATAAAATAATGAAGCTGTTAGGCTCACAAGGGATTCTAGCTATGCTATGACGTTTACTTAGTTATGGAAAATTCTATTAATAAAAAGTTCCGAGAcaattgaaaatttttaattcatattGTTGTCTTTCCAAAAAGGACCGGTTTCAACAACGATATTTTTCGGCGTCCGTCCAATTTTGATTGTATTTGTAGATATCGTAtgacttttaattaataaattgatttcattttatagaaaaaaaagaGTTAACTAAGAGCATTCCCAATGAGATTGACTATAATTGTTGGCTACGTTGAACCCgtaaaacattatgtaaaatttgctgaaacaTGTAAGATATTGTTATTCGATGATATTTGCtatatttgttggttattataatttagaaatagtatgttagagcatctccaaccacgaAGAGTCATTAACTAAAAGCTTAGTTGGCataccataaataaaaattatagccaacttCTTCAAAAATTAACACACCAACCACACCCACCTCTTATCTATAACTATGAGagtatctccaacggcgttggctataatggttggctaaattggacctataagacattatgtaaaatttgttgaacgtgtaggacattttgcttcaatgatattgactatattggttgggtataatttaaaaatagtatgttattaatattttttgattgttataagtagaatatatcactttaatatggtaataagtgatgtgtaatctttctacagattttcttatagacctgtagcggatcgacaaatatagccatccataggaggttggctataattatagataatagGTGGGGATGGTTGAAGCGTGAATTTTTGAAGCTAttagctataatttttatttttggtatgacaactagtattttagctaaggggtcttcatggttggaAATGTTCtgattgactatatttgtcgaacctctgcaggcctgtaagaaatctgtagaaatattacacatcatttattatcatattaaactgatatattctatttataagagcatctccaaccatacaaaccctttagctaaaaaatgagttggcattccaaatataaaaaatttagccaacctgttgaaaaaatcatactccaaccacgtgaacctgttgtctataattttagccaacctcatgtggatgactatatttgtcgaacctctacaggtctgtaagaaatctgtaggatgattgcacatcatttattaccacattaaactgatatattctattttaacaaactaaaatattaataacattctatttttaaattatagccaaccaatatagcaataccattgaagtacaatgtcttaccggctcagcaaattttacataatgtcttgcaTGTCCAATTTAACCAACAATTATAACCAACGGCATTGGAGATACTCTTATTAATTTTTAGATTgctataaatagaatatatcaatttaatctgataataaatgatgtgtaatcttcatacagatttcttacaggctGCAGAGATTCTAcagatataattattaataagatGTTACCTAAAATAATAGACAAGATTGGttgaagtttgattttttgaaaagattgactatatttttatttttagtgtgTAAACTCAGTTTGTAGCCAAAGATTATTCGAAGAGAATCAGGACACAATATAAGAAAACtactaattattttttcttatgaTTTGAAATTTACTTGTAATAAATCTATCCTATCATTTGGAAATTTTcatcataaaatcttttttcaatactaaaatatattttatgatgaAAAGTTTCTATGAGAAATTTATTGGATGTAAGTTTTAAATGAAagaagaataattaaaaaaatattttatggtgGAAATTTTTTGAATTGTGGTGAAAAGTTTCCAAtgatatgaaaatttattagatataagttccaaataaaaaaagaaatgattaaaaagatattttacggtgaattttttttaaatgaccGGAAAGActtataattagaaaaaattgattagcatattataattatttttattaaaagtaagtttcaaatcataaaaaaaaacaatcggTAACTAGTTTTCGTACATTGTGTCTTGGTTCCCTCCGGGCTCCGGCAAACTAACAGTACATTATGGGAGGGTTTACATTGTGAAACGAGATTTAGGTTGTGATTATAAGGTTTTTTTTAAGAGAGAAAGCAAGTAGACGTAAGTGAAAGTAAAtctgtttttattttcattttatttttggaatgaGAGTTTCGGAGTCAAACTATGTTAtaattgtattcatttttgtttgctttctttttttaaaaaatctcgGGAGCACAAGTAAAAGCGAAAATTACATGATTTTACTTTGCTTTTTACTCCCTGCATTAAAGATAcaataaaatgatgaaaaacatAAAAAGGACTAATTTGACAGAACACCTGCATAAATGGATTAGAAAGTACTAtgattttctcttttctttaatATCTTAGTTCAAAAATTTTACAAAACGAAATTTGGAAGGTCACAGCTGCTGATCCGATGATGTTGAATTGTTGATATACATAAACCCTGATCTCTCGTTCATCTCACAACCTTAAAAGggaaagtgaaaaaaaaaagagtgaaaAATCAACTGCAACTAAAGGTGTTGTTAACTTCAAACTAAAAAACTCACAACTGCTTCAAAAAATCACTCACTCGCAACCTGTAATACCTCTCATTTTTCTTGTAAAAAACCTTATTGAAAGTTCGTTAATGGAGGATCATCCATACAGTGGAGGAGACACTCTGGTGGAAGGGAGACAAGTTGCTATCTATTCACCCTCTAATGAAAACCCTACACTCAGAAAAGCCCATTTTCTTAAACCCCTTTTTAGTGAAGATCATGATCATTTCCCCCCTCCACCAAGTTCACTATATTCATCGAAACCCACCTTTAAAAAGGTGGAAAAATTTGATTTGCATCGATATAAGAAGTACCCATCAGAGAAATGGAAGACTTGGGTACATAGTTTGAAGCCCAAGTACCAAGAAATATGGAAGCAAGCTGGTATTTATGAAGCTATAATGGCCTCAACTTATGAGATTCGAAAAAGCAAAGAGTTGATCATGGGTCTTGCTGAGAGGTGGTGTGCTGAGACTAACACTTTCATCTTTCCATGGGGTGAGGTAACTATTACTTTAGAAGATGTTATGTTTCTGGGATGTTATTCTGTTTTGGGTGCCTTGTTTCTGACTCCTCTAGCTGATGGATGTGTTGGTATTTTCGATTCCCTGAAAAAGGCTTTTAATGAAGTTAGATTGATTTCTGGTGGAAGTGTTATTGATACAATGTGGATCGAGTATTTTATGTGTAGTGGAAAGGAATTAGAACATGAAGCATTTCTTGCAATGTGGTTGTCTAGGTTTGTTCTTGTTCGCTGTTACGGTAACATAGTTGTAAATGATTTTCATGTTGCTATCCATCTGTCCCGAGGTAAAAGAATTGCCCTAGCACCGGTTGTTCTTGCTAGCATTTATAGAGATTTGAGGCTGTTGCGCAGTTCGATTGTTGACTCCAGTAAATTACCATATACAGtttgtttgaaaattattttat of the Daucus carota subsp. sativus chromosome 4, DH1 v3.0, whole genome shotgun sequence genome contains:
- the LOC108216900 gene encoding protein MAIN-LIKE 2 gives rise to the protein MEDHPYSGGDTLVEGRQVAIYSPSNENPTLRKAHFLKPLFSEDHDHFPPPPSSLYSSKPTFKKVEKFDLHRYKKYPSEKWKTWVHSLKPKYQEIWKQAGIYEAIMASTYEIRKSKELIMGLAERWCAETNTFIFPWGEVTITLEDVMFLGCYSVLGALFLTPLADGCVGIFDSLKKAFNEVRLISGGSVIDTMWIEYFMCSGKELEHEAFLAMWLSRFVLVRCYGNIVVNDFHVAIHLSRGKRIALAPVVLASIYRDLRLLRSSIVDSSKLPYTVCLKIILCHADLVQMWAWERFPKLRPTPCVIESEDPRSARWNGVRMPKVIYVREALDSGKDSFICAPMS